The Vibrio tapetis subsp. tapetis genome segment AGCGGTTGCTTATGGCGTATATAGCCAAATAAACTGAAAAACTCGGGCTGGCTTGTTAAGTCGAGTAGAAAGGAACGTCCAAGTCCAGCTTGTCGGCTGAGAAAAGCACAGAGGTTCATGGCACCCGCAGAGGTGCCATAAAAAGAATGAAAAGGGTCGAAGTTGGCGTAAAGAAAAGAATCAATCACACCCGCAGTAAAGATGCTCCGTTGTCCACCGCCTTGTGCTACTAAAGCTGTTTTCCCGTTTATATAATTTAGTAGACGGATTTCATCAAGCGAGCTCGAATGCTCTGATACGCCCCCAGAATTAAGAATAATAGACAATGGGATGTCTACATCATTGTTACAGCTATCACGCTAAAAGTAGTGATGATGCTCAAAGCGCTCACCACAACCAACAAAGCAAATTTCAGGTCATTTTCCATATAACACCTCCTATGTTAACAAATAAATAACAGTTAGTTACAAATACTTCAAGGAGATAGGAAAGTTGAGTGACCAAAATGGTGCCGAAATCACAGTTGCATAAACCTTAAAATTTAATATTCGAATATCAAAGCCAGCTCTCAGAATCGCTAAAATCTCAACAACAACACTCTTTGTACGAGAATTATCGCGTTTACTGGATAGTTTTCAGTCATCCAAACCAAATCTCAATAACAACCATATCGTTCAAATATAGGCTTACACGCGATGATTAGTTTCAATTGATAAAGTTGATTCGGGATAATTCACCTAATAACCACAAATTAACAACTCATTATCTTTTATCAATCAACCTAGTAATGTTTACTATCTATTGATATAAGCCAAAATTATAGGTAGTCTCACAACATGCATAGTTGAACATTCCAATTTATGCGAACACACATCGTTTAAAACAGAGTTATAAACTGATAATTACCTTACTTACCAGAATAAAAAACCAAACAATGTATCCATTTCATCTTGCAGCCTCTGCAAATTTGGATTTATACAACTAATGGTATTCCATAAAGATAGGTAAGCTTCATACATCAGGAATTAAGTCGTAAAGGAGTTACATATGAAGCGCGAACAATGGGGATCCAGAGCTGGATTTATACTAGCTGCAGTCGGATCAGCAATTGGTTTAGGGAATATTTGGCGTTTCCCTTACATGGCATACGAGAACGGAGGTGGCGCATTTTTTATTCCTTACCTTTTCGCCATGCTAACTGCTGGTATTCCATTCATGATTTTGGAATTCAGTATGGGCCAGAAATACCGTGGCTCAGCACCCAAAACACTGTCAAAGATTCATCCTAAATTCGAATGGCTTGGTTGGTTCCAAGTGGGCATCGCAGCCGTTATTGCCGTTTATTATGTTGCGGTAATCGGATGGGCAATTTCTTACTTTGGTATGTCGTTTACACAAAGTTGGGGAACTGATACTAATGCTTTCTTCTTTAATGAATATCTTGCTTTAGGGGGTGATAACTCCCCAACTAGCCTAGGTAGCATTCAATGGAAAATAGCACTAGCCATGCTTTTGGCTTGGGGTATTACCTACGCAGCCATCGTAAGTGGTGTCAAAGCTGGTATCGAACGAGCATCAAAAGTTATGATGCCTGTTTTGTTCGTGATGGTAATATTGCTGATCGCTCGTATGGTGTTCCTGCCTGGCGCACTTAATGGCATCAACTACATGTTTGAACCCGACTTCAGCCGAATTTGGGACGTAAAAGTATGGGCAGCCGCTTACGGCCAAATATTCTTTACCCTTAGCATTGGTTTCGCCATCATGCTTGCGTATTCAAGCTACCTTCCGGAAAAGTCCGACATTACTAATAATGCGTTCATGACAGTTTTGATCAACTGTGGCTTCTCTATCTTAGCGGGCATCATGATTTTCTCTGTATTGGGTTACATGGCTCAAGAACAAGGCAAAGAACTGACTGACGTTGTATCTGCTGGTGTAGGTTTGGCTTTTGTTACACTACCAGCGGCGATTAATTTACTACCCGCTCCGTACATATTGGGTCCACTGTTCTTCTTCGCACTTGTCGTAGCAGGGTTAAGCTCTCACATTTCAATTATGGAAGCCGTTACTTCAGCGATCATAGACAAAATGAATTGGAGCCGTAAGAAAGCCGCTAATATCGTGATCGGTACGGGTGTTGTTGTTTCTATGGCGTTTGCTACCAATGGTGGTTTATTGCTGCTTGACCTTGTTGACCACTTCGCCAATAACGTTGGTATCATGGTGGGTGCCCTGATAGAAATCCTATTAATGGCGTGGCTACTTAACAAAGTCGCAGACGTTCGTGAATACGTAAACAGCTCGTCAGATTTCTCTATTGGCCAATGGTTTGATATCTGTATTCGCTTTATCACTCCAGTCATGCTTGCTGTGATTCTAGCAACGAAACTATACGCATTATTTACTGATGGTTACGGTGGATACGACTTAACATTAGGCTGGGCAGTCATTGCTGGTGTATTTGTTCTGGGTCTTATCGTTAACGCATCAAGCAAAAAGGAAGCTTAATTATGACTACAAGCGCAATCATCATGATGGTTTTAGGACTTGGCATTACTTGGGGCGGTGCAGCAATTTGCATTAAACGCGCCATGGATAAGCAGTAAGTGCTAAAAGCGAAGTGATTAGACACCCTTAGATATAGAAATGCCAGCAACTTATTGCTGGCATTTTTTTTGTTAAAAATTGAGGGCCTTAAGCTGTTCTGCCGTTCTAGAACGAATACCTCATGCCTAGTGCAGCATCAATATCAAGCTTGGCTCCGCCACGTAAGTTTAAGCCCGGAATAACTTGCGCAAAAGCGTCCCAGTTGGTTGTGAAATTCCAGTCTAGCCCTAACGGTACACGTAAGCCTCCGTTGTCTTTCCAGCCAATCCAAGCGCCGGCTCCTGCATACCATGTAAATGGTACGTCACTATTAAACGAACCTTTATTGAAAATATAGTCCGCAGCAACGCCATCGTTACCGATAGCAAAATTATACGTATCTTGGTACTGACCAACAATACTAAGCCCTTGATCAAGCCCTAGGCCTATTTTTAGGTCGCTATTATTTTTATCATTTGCGTAAGCACCCGCGCTTAACATCGTTAAACTTGCTGCAACCAAACCCAATGCGATTCGAGACATCATGAAACACCCTGTTATTCGTATCTGGCAAAGCATCAACAATACGAATTGTTCACAACTTGCCGCCAACTGAAAAATTTATGGGTGCTTTTTCGCAGATATCGAGTCAATAGTAAAGATTTGGGCTGTCAGAGTTTTGTTAATAACCCCACAGCCAGGTGATTTGGCTCACTCCGTCTCTTTATTTAGTGTTTCACTCGCCTATATTGATCATCGAGTAGGGTGAGGCGTCTCCGCCTCATCCCTCTCACAGAACCGTACGTACGGACCTCGTATACGGCTCATGCACATTTCCATTCAGCATAATGGCTGAACACATATCCTGTCCTAACGTGTTCAAGATTCACTAATCCAAGGTCGTTAAACCATTGATTTGGCATCGAGTAACTGGCTAATGGACTCGCAGCATTTCTCCAACTATCCATACAGATATACCTGAATGACCCTTC includes the following:
- a CDS encoding YnhF family membrane protein: MENDLKFALLVVVSALSIITTFSVIAVTMM
- a CDS encoding sodium-dependent transporter is translated as MKREQWGSRAGFILAAVGSAIGLGNIWRFPYMAYENGGGAFFIPYLFAMLTAGIPFMILEFSMGQKYRGSAPKTLSKIHPKFEWLGWFQVGIAAVIAVYYVAVIGWAISYFGMSFTQSWGTDTNAFFFNEYLALGGDNSPTSLGSIQWKIALAMLLAWGITYAAIVSGVKAGIERASKVMMPVLFVMVILLIARMVFLPGALNGINYMFEPDFSRIWDVKVWAAAYGQIFFTLSIGFAIMLAYSSYLPEKSDITNNAFMTVLINCGFSILAGIMIFSVLGYMAQEQGKELTDVVSAGVGLAFVTLPAAINLLPAPYILGPLFFFALVVAGLSSHISIMEAVTSAIIDKMNWSRKKAANIVIGTGVVVSMAFATNGGLLLLDLVDHFANNVGIMVGALIEILLMAWLLNKVADVREYVNSSSDFSIGQWFDICIRFITPVMLAVILATKLYALFTDGYGGYDLTLGWAVIAGVFVLGLIVNASSKKEA
- a CDS encoding methionine/alanine import family NSS transporter small subunit encodes the protein MTTSAIIMMVLGLGITWGGAAICIKRAMDKQ